In Solea senegalensis isolate Sse05_10M linkage group LG18, IFAPA_SoseM_1, whole genome shotgun sequence, a single window of DNA contains:
- the LOC122758783 gene encoding uncharacterized protein LOC122758783 isoform X3, with translation MMLPDERLQCLCISEQTGSAALNLWRNTGLRTSSPPSPQNCRLTEGPEEPWISLVLNTRDVFTLITRNRHLETQQNTMTMDRPKKCIVFCSEDIPSRLFSDCRTIVEKSDSHISDNNNSTVFSTSDPNNNSVVDHRGTTHGENFNLCTHKSLPAESSGKDRMVKMRKSVSFDNDVMVYLFDQESPTMKLHSGPDVTLEDNGLEWEDDFSALEESFHVRRVSCAFSPPPSRPQRYVVSQTCLFLTHVTESDLEL, from the exons ATGATGCTGCCTGATGAGAGGCTGCAGTGCCTCTGCATCTCtgagcaaacaggaagtgcagccCTGAACCTGTGGAGGAACACCGGCCTCAGAACGTCCTCCCCCCCTTCTCCTCAAAACTGTCGTCTCACAGAGGGTCCAGAAGAACCCTGGATCAGCCTCGTCTTAAATACGAGGGACGTTTTCACTCTGATCACAAGGAACAGACATTTGGAGACTCAGCAGAATACGATGACAATGGATCGTCCCAAAAAGTGCATTGTCTTCTGCAGTGAGGACATACCATCGAGACTTTTTAGTGACTGTAGGACAATCGTGGAGAAAAGCGATTCCCATATTAGTGATAACAACAATTCCACCGTGTTTTCCACCTCTGATCCCAACAACAACTCTGTGGTCGATCACCGTGGAACGACACACGGAGAGAACTTTAATCTATGCACACATAAAAGTCTTCCAGCAGAGTCGTCTGGAAAAGACAGGATGGTGAAAATGAGGAAGAGTGTGTCCTTCGATAATGACGTCATGGTCTACCTGTTCGATCAG GAGAGTCCCACCATGAAGCTGCACTCTGGGCCCGATGTCACATTAGAAGACAACG GCCTGGAGTGGGAAGACGACTTCTCGGCTCTGGAGGAGAGCTTCCATGTTCGCCGTGTCAGCTGCGCCTTCTCTCCGCCTCCGTCCAGGCCGCAGCGTTACGTCGTCTCTCAGACCTGCCTGTTCCTCACACATGTCACCGAGTCAGACCTTGAGCTGTGA
- the bhlha15 gene encoding class A basic helix-loop-helix protein 15 yields the protein MKSKRKAVKASSRTWSDPEPELEPDTEPEPGSSEQEGSEASVRIGGSWRGSLRSGDRGRQGGGAGGRWRRQHGSSTKERSVRRLESNERERQRMHKLNNAFQALREAIPHVKTDKKLSKIETLTLAKNYIKALTTIVLDLSGACLPAGGDAAEASAAKLLQCYQQHLEEEGEDGLTQYLTHMHSFSQHS from the coding sequence ATGAAGTCCAAAAGAAAAGCTGTGAAAGCATCCAGCAGAACCTGGTCTGACCCAGAGCCAGAACTGGAGCCAGACACAGAACCAGAACCCGGCTCCAGTGAGCAGGAAGGCTCGGAGGCGTCGGTGCGGATCGGCGGCTCCTGGAGAGGCTCTCTGAGGAGCGGGGACAGGGGACGTCAGGGAGGCGGGGCCGGAGGACGCTGGCGGAGACAACACGGCTCCAGCACCAAAGAGCGCAGCGTCCGGCGCCTGGAGAGCAACGAGCGGGAACGCCAGCGCATGCACAAACTCAACAACGCCTTCCAGGCGCTGCGCGAGGCCATCCCGCACGTCAAGACGGACAAGAAGCTGTCCAAGATCGAGACGCTCACCCTGGCTAAGAACTACATCAAGGCTCTGACCACCATCGTCCTGGACCTGTCGGGGGCGTGTCTGCCCGCGGGCGGGGACGCGGCGGAGGCCAGCGCCGCCAAACTGCTCCAGTGTTATCAGCAacacctggaggaggagggggaggacgGTCTCACCCAGTACCTCACCCACATGCACAGCTTCAGCCAACACAGCTAA
- the LOC122758783 gene encoding uncharacterized protein LOC122758783 isoform X2, producing the protein MSGDHRQQQEFGEYVRGGATLVISLEGLNWFCRRRRCSDKEERKKKRDEDLQLWTSSGHMMLPDERLQCLCISEQTGSAALNLWRNTGLRTSSPPSPQNCRLTEGPEEPWISLVLNTRDVFTLITRNRHLETQQNTMTMDRPKKCIVFCSEDIPSRLFSDCRTIVEKSDSHISDNNNSTVFSTSDPNNNSVVDHRGTTHGENFNLCTHKSLPAESSGKDRMVKMRKSVSFDNDVMVYLFDQESPTMKLHSGPDVTLEDNGLEWEDDFSALEESFHVRRVSCAFSPPPSRPQRYVVSQTCLFLTHVTESDLEL; encoded by the exons ATGAGTGGAGATCACAGACAGCAGCAAG aGTTTGGGGAGTACGTGAGAGGAGGAGCCACGCTGGTGATTTCACTGGAGGGTTTGAACTGGTtttgtagaagaagaagatgcagtgacaaagaagaaagaaagaagaaacg GGATGAAGATCTTCAGTTGTGGACGTCTTCAGGTCACATGATGCTGCCTGATGAGAGGCTGCAGTGCCTCTGCATCTCtgagcaaacaggaagtgcagccCTGAACCTGTGGAGGAACACCGGCCTCAGAACGTCCTCCCCCCCTTCTCCTCAAAACTGTCGTCTCACAGAGGGTCCAGAAGAACCCTGGATCAGCCTCGTCTTAAATACGAGGGACGTTTTCACTCTGATCACAAGGAACAGACATTTGGAGACTCAGCAGAATACGATGACAATGGATCGTCCCAAAAAGTGCATTGTCTTCTGCAGTGAGGACATACCATCGAGACTTTTTAGTGACTGTAGGACAATCGTGGAGAAAAGCGATTCCCATATTAGTGATAACAACAATTCCACCGTGTTTTCCACCTCTGATCCCAACAACAACTCTGTGGTCGATCACCGTGGAACGACACACGGAGAGAACTTTAATCTATGCACACATAAAAGTCTTCCAGCAGAGTCGTCTGGAAAAGACAGGATGGTGAAAATGAGGAAGAGTGTGTCCTTCGATAATGACGTCATGGTCTACCTGTTCGATCAG GAGAGTCCCACCATGAAGCTGCACTCTGGGCCCGATGTCACATTAGAAGACAACG GCCTGGAGTGGGAAGACGACTTCTCGGCTCTGGAGGAGAGCTTCCATGTTCGCCGTGTCAGCTGCGCCTTCTCTCCGCCTCCGTCCAGGCCGCAGCGTTACGTCGTCTCTCAGACCTGCCTGTTCCTCACACATGTCACCGAGTCAGACCTTGAGCTGTGA
- the LOC122758783 gene encoding uncharacterized protein LOC122758783 isoform X1 encodes MSADNHVPLFVSAEFGEYVRGGATLVISLEGLNWFCRRRRCSDKEERKKKRDEDLQLWTSSGHMMLPDERLQCLCISEQTGSAALNLWRNTGLRTSSPPSPQNCRLTEGPEEPWISLVLNTRDVFTLITRNRHLETQQNTMTMDRPKKCIVFCSEDIPSRLFSDCRTIVEKSDSHISDNNNSTVFSTSDPNNNSVVDHRGTTHGENFNLCTHKSLPAESSGKDRMVKMRKSVSFDNDVMVYLFDQESPTMKLHSGPDVTLEDNGLEWEDDFSALEESFHVRRVSCAFSPPPSRPQRYVVSQTCLFLTHVTESDLEL; translated from the exons atgtcAGCTGATAACCATgttcctctgtttgtttctgcagaGTTTGGGGAGTACGTGAGAGGAGGAGCCACGCTGGTGATTTCACTGGAGGGTTTGAACTGGTtttgtagaagaagaagatgcagtgacaaagaagaaagaaagaagaaacg GGATGAAGATCTTCAGTTGTGGACGTCTTCAGGTCACATGATGCTGCCTGATGAGAGGCTGCAGTGCCTCTGCATCTCtgagcaaacaggaagtgcagccCTGAACCTGTGGAGGAACACCGGCCTCAGAACGTCCTCCCCCCCTTCTCCTCAAAACTGTCGTCTCACAGAGGGTCCAGAAGAACCCTGGATCAGCCTCGTCTTAAATACGAGGGACGTTTTCACTCTGATCACAAGGAACAGACATTTGGAGACTCAGCAGAATACGATGACAATGGATCGTCCCAAAAAGTGCATTGTCTTCTGCAGTGAGGACATACCATCGAGACTTTTTAGTGACTGTAGGACAATCGTGGAGAAAAGCGATTCCCATATTAGTGATAACAACAATTCCACCGTGTTTTCCACCTCTGATCCCAACAACAACTCTGTGGTCGATCACCGTGGAACGACACACGGAGAGAACTTTAATCTATGCACACATAAAAGTCTTCCAGCAGAGTCGTCTGGAAAAGACAGGATGGTGAAAATGAGGAAGAGTGTGTCCTTCGATAATGACGTCATGGTCTACCTGTTCGATCAG GAGAGTCCCACCATGAAGCTGCACTCTGGGCCCGATGTCACATTAGAAGACAACG GCCTGGAGTGGGAAGACGACTTCTCGGCTCTGGAGGAGAGCTTCCATGTTCGCCGTGTCAGCTGCGCCTTCTCTCCGCCTCCGTCCAGGCCGCAGCGTTACGTCGTCTCTCAGACCTGCCTGTTCCTCACACATGTCACCGAGTCAGACCTTGAGCTGTGA